CTCTCCACAACGCAATACATCCTACGCCATCCGCCCGGAGCTGCttccatgtacaactgttagtgcaagctagattaaagtgatattatgttttagatatggatatttttcttacaaaaacgcatcgattcgctacaggaggcctttattcaccccctggagctgtgtgaggcactttttataatggatggatgcactttattggacttgttttggactgatgaagagaaacacctgccaTGATAGAGCTGGAAGtaccaggataatttttaatataactttgacTGCATTCGTCTCAAAGAAGGAAGGCTTGGAGGATGAATAAACaataggctaattttcatttttgggtgaactaatcctttaagtctTGGGCCTAGAACCTCAGTGAGAGTCTTATTCACAATAGGAGATGCCTTATAATGGGCTAAATGTGAAATAATGCATTTGTACCTGAGACCCAGAGCAGCCCGTCCGCCACGCAACCTGCATGACAGGACAGCGAGCggtcaaatggttgcacatAGGTCCACTTGTTTCTCTTGGGGCAGTAGCGCTCCACACTGGGTAGAACCTGCCTCAGTTCATTCCTCCCCCCAACGGCATAGAGATACTGTCCCAGAGCTCCCAGCACAAAGTGTTCCCTGCACGCCTTCATCGGTGCAATATCAGTCCAGCGGTTCACCCTCGGATCGTACCGGCACGCTGTCCTCACCGCACATGTCCTTCCAGTGGCGTGTTCCACCTCCCCGCCGGCCACGAACAGAAAGTTGCCCATGACCGCCACACAGTGGTGACTGCGTCCAGCAGGCATGGGCGCCAACTCGCTCCAGTTCGAACCCCCAGCAACACGCAAGTGCTCCTGCGCAGAGGGGTTGAAGAACCGCAGCTCCCGTACACGGCTGACCTCTCGTTTGCGCCCACCGATGATATACAGGGTCAGCGACTGAAAGCGCGGCGTGGTACGTGCCGTCTGACGTAAAGGCTGTGCAAATACTGACCGGTGGTAGTCCAATGCCTCCTCCACCAGGGCGGCGACGGTGCTGCTGGAGTTGAGAAAGGGGTGGCTGTTGGCTACACGGTGCAGGGCGGAGACCTCCATCAGGCCGTAGCGCACGTGTTGCAGCAGTTCCTCCATGTACTGGTATCTGCAGTCGTGCTCCAGCCAACGCACCAGCAACTACAGCAGGGCAGAGTGGCTCATCAGTATTCAGCACCGATTTAGGATCAGGAGATCACACTGCTCATATTACAGGCTGCAGCTCACACCATCCACACAATACCGTCTGTCTACGCAGGGCCAACACTTTGTATCATTGCATGCTAATGCTTAAGATATTGTGTCTCTATACAGTGATGAGAAGACAGCTGCAGATGAGAAAGGGGGTGTGGGATCTATgagcacgcacacacatacatgagGTGTGCTTGTGAagcatgcacacatacacacactggcGTAGCCAAGGGAGTTAGACAAAGGGGAGTTAATTGAACTTGAGAGCAATCTAGACTGTTTAGCTGCAGAGGCATGCGAGCACGGCGGAGATGGCTGGAGATAAGCGATGCCACTCTCGTAGAAACAAAGTGGCTTTTAACACAATCAGCCCTGAGACAGAGAACTTATTATAGCAGCCCGAGATCATGGGCCACCACCTCTAGACGTTCCGCAGCCATCTCCTACACACAAATGGCAAATTTAAATgcttgtaatatatttttcttggagtattttgtcatttaaagaTTCTAATGGCACAACGCAAATGGTTCGATTTCATTGTACTtacacaaaatgttttacagtgcattaattGCAGGAAGGTACTGTACTTCTAGGAAAAATCATGGAGATATTTCTGCACCACTAGCAGCACCGGATTGCAGAGATGATAACTACTACCAGACAGGTTTCCCAAACactcctgctgtctgtcattggTTGGTAAACAGGAAATCCTGCCCCCTTGGCCACTGTTTGAGATcattttaaaggcatagtttacctaaaaataaaaattttgtcacTTATTACTCAtcgtcatgtcgttccaaacccgtaagacctttgttcaccttcggaacacaaattagaatatttttgaAATCTCAGAGCTTTCTTACCCTCCACAGATAGCAACTGTCCTACCGATTTCTTATCTCCTGGACTgagagaagaaatagttgaataaagctgtgatttttgtgttctttgcgcacaaaaagtattctcgtagcttcataaaattatggttgaaccactgatgtcacatggactattttaacaatgtccttattacctttctgggccttgaacatgtcagttgtgttgctgtttatgcaggttGAGAAAGCTCtccttcatcaaaaatatcttattttgtgttccgaagatcaTTGACGGTcctacaggtttgaaatgacataagggtgagtaattaacaacagaatttttatttttggtcagcgccaatagccttgtggttagtgtcccgacatatagcgcaactgcgctcacggcgaCCCGAGTTTGATTCCCATTTTGACTCCCAGTGAAAAGGCATAAAAAGGccataaaaataacttaaaacaaaaaaagaattttcatttttgagtgaactatccctttaagcattaaaaaaaatgttttcaaaaatttttttttttacttatattaaaacttttttgttctgaataaaatagtaaaaaaaattgttccaaGTGATTAagtataaaattattacatttttactcatattcaaattctgtccattacCAATAAGCCtatgattatatttatgttatgcCTGATAAGAGATAAACGtccaatataatattttatataataatgtctaatgttctttaataaaacacagtagaattacaataaattatgcttgacatgaattctttttttttttttttaaattttcaaaataaaattatgttatgGCTTACAAGCAATAAACTGttgatatataaattattatatataaatgatatataaataattttaaatgctatttattaatttagtcaaCAAAATGGATATTCATGTATTATTATGGATTGTTCaattctttttaatttgaagtGAGCGACACATGATAACTGCATGCACAATTAAAGATCTAATACCGGcagatatattttcagtatggtATAGTATAAGATATGATACAATGGTGAGctattctgataaaaaaaaaaaaataaataaaaaatctaatctCGACCAATAAACCGTTGGTACCTATAAAGACGGTGCATTCTTAAATCATTACACATTTAAGCTTTAAGTGCACAGAGGTTTAAGCAAAACCTCCATTCCTGTTTGGCATCATTAATCATGTAACGCTCTATTGAGGTTCTGTTTCGCTTTCTTCCTTTCTCTgaattttagttgttttttttcaacccTCCTTCTCCTTTTCACAGCCaacagaagagaagaagaaagagaaTGAGTGAGAGTGGAAAacgagagagggagggagagagagagaaagagtgaggTGTGAGCGAGGCAGCGTCTGTTGACTGTGAAGGTCACACTGGATCAGAGAACTTCCTCGGGGCAGAAAATAAATGAACTCCCCCACCCACTCCCGCAcggagaaagacagacagagagtgAGTGcgagagaagaaaaaagaacaaaaaaaaaaaaaaacaaagaggaAGAAAATGTGATTTCCAGAGCGTGAGACTCAGAGAACTCTGCATGACGATGATTGACAGCCAAACTATATCGAGGGTAGTATTGGCGGGCGCACGTTCGGACCGGCGGACGGCAGCACCAGCCCCTGTGCCCATCACGCTTCCGTCTGATGCCCAAATTAACCTTCTCTGCAAAGTGAAGGAGGCCCAAAGCAGCCTAATCAGGGCCTGATTATGGCAGCAGCGACTGGTTAAAGGGTCAGGGTAATTGTGCCATCAGAGGCCTGATTGTTTTCAATCAGTAGGGCGGCCGGAGTGACAGCTGGGGGATTGAGGCGCTGATGGAGCCGCGGTGGGCCTAATCAGAGAAAGGCTGGCTGGGGGGAGGGGGGTGGTGGGGACGCCTGATTGGTGCAAATGAATAGTCACACCACAGCCCCCCCCCCTCGACTACAGCCTCCGCCCGTgtgtacatacacatacacacacacattcacactgtcCACACACCTTTTTTTCTCACTCTTACACCATAAATTAAACAGGTGGAGTTTGTGTTTGTGAATATGACCTTAAGCATTCAGATTTACTTAACGACGGTTTGTGTTTGCAGCCGTTACAGAGAATGTCACAGGGTTCAAAAGTCGGAGACGTTCTTTTCTGATTCAATgcaaaattattcattattaaattatacatcaatatattattaaaggattagttcacttccagagcaaaaatgtacagataatgtactcacccccttgtcattcaaaatgttcatgtctttctttcttcagtcgtaaagagattatgtttttgaggaaaactttcaaggatttctctcaatatagtggacttctgtggtgcccccaaatttgaacatccaaaatgcagtttaaatgccacttcaaagggctctacagaatcccagccaaggaataagagtcttatctagcaaaacggacggttattttctaaaaaaaataaataaataaataaaaaaaaaattacaatttatatactttctaacctcaaacgctcgtctaaaaactcccgtctcattttctcgTTTAACTTCAGAATCGtacatcctacatcgctgtttttacctttttttgaaaagggtgtttgaacttctttgcatgttcactttgtaaactctgggtttGTACTTCTGCGGCGATGTAgcgcaattttgaagttggaggagaacatgagatgggagtttttagatgtaccctaactgtcatgaccggaaaaaaacggagttcacacagagctaaaCAAGTTGAGCATTTCAAAGTacagaaattttaatttaaaaaaaaattaaacgatcgtttcgctagataagaccctttttcctccgctgggatcgtttagagccctttgaagctgcatttaaaccgcattttggaagttcaaatttggggggaccatagaagtccactatatggagcgaaatcctgaaatgctttcctgaaaaaacataatttatttctttacgactgaagaaagaaagacatgaacatcttggatggcgtgagtaaattatctgtaaatattggttctggaagtgaactaaccctttaaattatatatattgcaaATTATAGTGAAAACCttcgtcatagttgggtaaacttTCATAGTGGTAAACAGAAACTAcaacaaatgtcatttttgcatTGCCATTTACTCCAATagcaaaggtaaaaaaaatccacaatagTGTTTCTATGACTTTgcaaaagaggaaaaaatatcTAGAGATAGCTTACGCTTACCACAAGACAGaatagggtgaccacctgtcccAATTTGCGTTGTaccgcacagcattttcaccccttgtcccACACttcgcatattgagaaaatctcccgcattttcatcagtctgttggtttttaattattatattaagaaaACGTCCATGCTTccttttgcctttttaagaaaggtttttatttattctttttgcggCGTAATTTTCGCACAAAAGATGAGTGGACCTCATCAAGTGATCTGTGACCACTGATGGAAATGGTCAAGCGCACACAGAAAAACACGATATTCtccattcattttaacaaattaaaaaaaataaataaataaatcgagGCAGCTTTCAGACGCGActtcttattttattagtttggtTGGTGTGGTTTCtatggcgttattttaatgacaaatgttcAGTAATGCGGGAGCGCATCAAAATGCATAAGCACAAATCTCTTCTCTCGCAGGTGGATTTCCTTacactcaataaaaaaaagacacattttctCTCGTTTGCATGTGTTAGCTCAGAAACATTAATCAGCGCACATGACAATGGATTTAATCAGTGTTTACATGgcataacagtagaaaatgtatctaTCTCACACGTGTCCCACATTGTCCCGCAACAGATCtattgccaggtggtcaccctaagACAGAAAGATGTCAAATTTGTAGTCAATCTCTCAGCCAGTGTAGTAGAAACACCCATGCATATAGTGTTCTGTAATTTAAAgccaatataatataatataagagtGTTATAATTATgcatcaaattttaaaaattttattatataaattatataaaaaaaactagatTTACAATGTTAATGACTGTGGAAACTGTGAAAAGGATCCATTACAAATTAGTTTGTACTCGTTTTGGTTTAATGACAGCAGCACTGCATGAGCTCCACAAGTTTTTGTAAAACCTAATGATCATGTTGTCTAGCAAAATTCAAGATGTTCCAAAGAGCATCTTGAGCTTCAGTGGACGAACATCTGACTGTCTGTACAAAGAGGTTCAAATCAGTGAACTACAAATGATCTAGAAACttcaatatttcatatttgttcTTTGTTGTAAAGTTTTCGAAAACTCAAGAAAAAACAACGGACGTCTCAGAACTTTGAACCCCATGCTGATATTTTGCAGGCCATCTAAGCAgttcagaaatgttttgaaaagttAAAGTATGAATTTGCGGCCCACACACCTGCCATATCTCCTCCTCGCTGAGGGAGGTGAGGCGGTCGCTTTTTAGCACTTCCCTGAGGAGCCGATACGGTAGAAGAAGCACCTCCTCTTGTCTGTTCCTCTGCAGCTCAGAGAGGTGATCCACCAGAAAGCCCACCACTGCTTCCTCTAGGGCCGGCAAATGAAAGAGGTCTGCCAGCCTGTATAGGTCCAGGTAGTTATAACTGTTCAGCTCCTACAGGCAAAGATATAAATACGGACAGATTCACAGTTTTATTCATGCTAAAGTCTGTCTCAAGTACACATACGCAAACAATATCGCCATGAACGCACACATACAGctgtttaatattgtaatagtAAATAACACAGTTATAATTAATGATTACTGGAAGCTCAGCAGAGCTGAATCTCATTAAAGTCCCCAATATCCAAAAAATGTAGCCTGGAAAATTATaagtaaaagaaagaacaaCGGAGAGACAAATCCAGTCAGGATGTTCCACAGACGCATGATTAGGAACACAGAGACTGACTGCCATCTACTGGTTACAATGAATAAtaagcacattttaaatgcagtgaTGAGCCATGAAAAGTCCCAGGTGGAACATACagatcattttacattttctgggCTCATTTATGGGAAAAACCATTCATTAGGAAGTAATAACTAAGATTTCTCACACAAAGGCTTGAGGGGAATATAACACAGAGTCATATATAGTTTTACAGACTATTCTACTTTCAATAATTCTATGGTTATTTGTgtctttttgaagcttgaaagctcCAAATGTGCACATTCATTGTAGCATGAGGGTGCTGACATGAAAGTGAATGATTTTTTcagaactattcttttaataagTGAACAGGGGGCAGGAAAACAATAGCACTTGTATCTGACACAAACACAGTGATGGTGTAAAGCAAAGATCTGATTACACAGTGAAGCTATGTGTAGTTCCTGCTGACCTACCTGCATGTTTTCAGGGCAGAAATGAGTCATAAACACACCTGAATGAGATAGTGGGAACAGAGGCTGAGCAGTTCTAGCAGCTGAAGGTGGCTTCCAGCAGACAGGACGTCTTGTATCACTCCTGGCTCCAGCATGATCTACAGACAAAGGACCTGAGTAAGACTATCCTAAGAAATCACAACCTTGCAAACAGGGGTCTTCAACCTTTTTCAGGCCAAGGACCCCTTGATGAAGAGAGAGACGGAGCTGTGACCCTGTGTTAAATATTGTATAAACATGTTGCATTTTAAGCCAGTTCTATAATACGCATAGCACACTactatattaaatgtttttacataatttatgatGCTTAGATTGCAAAGCCATTAAAATAATCCTTATTAATGTGCAGAGTGCATTATATGATCATGCAAACAGTTtcactttaataaaaattaaataagaaagcattaaaaaaagaaagcaagaaaaCTGTTCTTCTCATAGAGGCTTAACAGCTAAATCAAAATAAGCCACAAAATATGTTACATTCTCTGCGCCACAGATGGTTAGCTCAAATCATGCAAAAGCATGTTCATCCAGGAGCAAAAAAGTGGGAGATTGGTTATTTGAACTGTGAGGATAGTGAGCACTAGAATTTGTCTAATCCAGTTTCATTGgcatttaaaagtgtttttttaagtttttttaaactgtcatTGAAAGAAGTTTCCTATGCTCACCAAGGATATTTGATCAAATgtttcttcatttatttgatcaaaaatacagtaaaaaaaaaagtaaaaatgagaaatattataactatgtaaaataacattttttaactgtaatataaatgattttttgataaacaaagttcaaaaaaacattattttgtaaatgtctttactgccacgTCTGATCCACTACTGATCAatataatgcatccttgctgaatgaaatattcatttatttctttagtgTATATAATATTGAATGTCTGTCCTTACAAACATCCCTGTTAGCAATGCTATAATATAAAAGTTGTACAGCAACAGacaacaaatcaaacaaaacatttatgtattcattaaatattcacacactgtaaatataaaataaaattaactaaaacaaatacaattatattacatataattataaaattataagtaaatttattaaactgcatttatttaatccaaagtacagcaaaaacagtaaaaaaaatttaaaatatttttactatttaaaataagtgctttctatttgaatatattttaaaatgtaatttattcccaatgatttcaaagctgaatttttagcatcattactccagtcacatgatcctttagaaatcattctaatattctgatttgctgctcaaaaaacatttattattattattattattattattattattattattattatattaaaaacagctgaggagaatgttttttgttttgatgaatagaaaaagttgagaagaacagcatttatctgaaatcgtttgtaacattataaacgtctttatcataacttttgatcaatttaaaggatcctttctaaataaaggtattaatttctataatttctttgcttgaacagcaaatcagcatattagaatgatttctgaaggatcatgtgatactgaagactggagtaatgatgctaaaaaatttagctttgatcacaagaataaataacattttaaaatatattcaaatggaaaagagttattttaaatagtaaaattatttctaaattttactgtttttgctgtagtctgaatcaaataaacgcaggcttagTAAGCAGAAgggactttttttaaaaatacattttaaaaaatactgttcaaaaatttttgactggtagtgtatctacataaaaatgatgaaaaaaaaaaaaaagccatatatatttgtatattattgaCCTCATATATATGCATCTAAGAACATGAACTCACAGTTTACAGATGTATAGTGTGAAAGTAACCAGAATTAGATGTTCAAGTATGTAAGCCCATTTGTGAAGCTctagaataaatataattattttcaagTATTTCACTTATCTGCTCGTATTTCACGAGTGTATTTATAATAGGGTCTTTCCAGAAACTAGAGACCTGTCTTTGCTTGAGGCACAGTCAATTGTGCTTGTTTTGCATGTTCGGGCTCTATGTAGCTGTGTGGGCTATGCTGAATTTACCTGGCCTGTGTAGGCGAAGTCCAGTGCGTGCTTCAGTCCCACGCTAGTCACACCCTGGAGAGTTACCTCATCCGCCTCACTCTCCACCATGCACAGACTGAACATGGCCtgtagatacacacacacacacacacacacacaaacctatGAGCAGGATACACCACAGAACTAGAGTAATATAGCATCCTGTAAATagactttaaaacaaaaacgtcAATAAACTCTTCATTCAAGCCTAAAGAGTCTCATACTGAGAATGAAAGTGAGTCCATGACCATCAATCAGTGCGTACTTTAGTTtctcacacacaaaataaagagCAAGAGGCCAGTGCTGTCCCGCTGTGTTCTCTGGCAGGAGTACACTAATCAAAAGCATTGATTGCTGTCACAGAGCGAGCGTAGGATGGTCATTGATCAGAACCCATGGAGGAGAGGAAGTCAAAGGACATTGGATCATCATTACACCTACCAAACACCACTGAGCCAGCCTCTAACTGCCTCTGATGATGAACATccattgttaaattaaaaaatacatatacatctCTCAAACTCGAGGAGCAATAACTCTCAGATGCAGATTAGGTCTGGTCCTAGATTAAAATTAGTATCGGTGCATAGTCTTTTGAAAGAATCAATAGACATCTAATGCAGGTCTTGGCTCAGTCTAAAGTCTCTGTGTGCTGAAAATAGCTGCCAAGTGTTTACCATCTTTTATCTTTGTCACCTCACCTTCAGAAACTTTTCCCCCAGTAGTATCTCACATTTGAAGTGCCTGGTACAAGTCTGTtgtgttattttctattttaagagCAGTACTTTTCTATGCCTGACCTCAGCTCACATTGAGACTTTCAAAAGGACTTATTAGAGCTGAGAGTTGTTGGTGTGCTGACGCTCCTTACTGGGACACCACTGCCCACAAGCAAGACTTAAAGGGGTTTTTTGTAAGGGAGTTGTGTGTACTAAGGATGACCAGTTCTGAGTCACATGTCTGGCTGGATGACATCTGACCTTGGAAAAGCAGAGCAGGCTGGTCAGACAGCGGCTTTGCCAGCTAATTAGTTTAAAACGCATGTCTTTTGAGCCATATGATAATGGAGAATCATTCAATGCCTCACATCAGTGTTTCTGGCATTGCTGGACCATGAATCTTCAGTACTGTGCAATCATAATCGAGTCACTGACTTTACTTGTGTCATGCGATTGTTGCTGATGTCATTACCAAGTGTATCTTTAACAGCATTtgtcatataaatatatataataaccaGTGGAGCACTAGCTATTGTCAAACCTCaatcaaacaaatcaaaagagattgattgtgcagtgtagagagctttgttgattataatggaactttgtgagatcgtgatgaactaagatgagtgacagcttttaatgttttttaggggagtttgtaaatgagatattgatttaatacaacacttaaataaacaagaagttaatatt
The sequence above is drawn from the Labeo rohita strain BAU-BD-2019 chromosome 16, IGBB_LRoh.1.0, whole genome shotgun sequence genome and encodes:
- the klhl32 gene encoding kelch-like protein 32, with translation MPSEPPPSSQDMLTGQRLCQSKSHQDSVLSALNQQRKDGLLCDVTLVAGEQKFHAHKAVLAACSDYFRAMFSLCMVESEADEVTLQGVTSVGLKHALDFAYTGQIMLEPGVIQDVLSAGSHLQLLELLSLCSHYLIQELNSYNYLDLYRLADLFHLPALEEAVVGFLVDHLSELQRNRQEEVLLLPYRLLREVLKSDRLTSLSEEEIWQLLVRWLEHDCRYQYMEELLQHVRYGLMEVSALHRVANSHPFLNSSSTVAALVEEALDYHRSVFAQPLRQTARTTPRFQSLTLYIIGGRKREVSRVRELRFFNPSAQEHLRVAGGSNWSELAPMPAGRSHHCVAVMGNFLFVAGGEVEHATGRTCAVRTACRYDPRVNRWTDIAPMKACREHFVLGALGQYLYAVGGRNELRQVLPSVERYCPKRNKWTYVQPFDRSLSCHAGCVADGLLWVSGGVTNTAQYQNRLMVYDPGQNQWLARSPMLQRRVYHVMAAVKRQLYVLGGNDLDYNNDRILVRHIDSYDIDMDQWTRCTFSLLTGQNEAGVSVHDDRIYVVGGYSIWTNEPLACIQVLDVSTRGKEEVFLWADAPVCFEWSGDVFLACPLLHLPQPADPTSATSQDRSSLTSPLITH